In Penicillium oxalicum strain HP7-1 chromosome VII, whole genome shotgun sequence, one DNA window encodes the following:
- a CDS encoding Isocitrate dehydrogenase [NADP], with protein sequence MMNGYSLRSASALARRSLATPPTVALQSSSSSSVAAARLLSTSSTSSALPSSRRSFSSALRVPRPSRVAASTRWSGSTPSLYLNQSRTMASESTKIKVKNPVVELDGDELILPYLDIDLKYYDLGLEYRDETNDQVTIDAAEAIKKYGVGVKCATITPDEARVEEFKLKKMWLSPNGTIRNILGGTVFREPIIIPRIPRLVPGWNKPIVIGRHAFGDQYRAQDRVIPGPGKLELVYTPVGGEPERVQVYDFSSGGGVAQCQYNTDESIRGFAHASFQMALMKGLPLYMSTKNTILKRYDGRFKDIFQEIFEKDYKKDFDAKKIWYEHRLIDDMVAQMIKSEGGFVMALKNYDGDVQSDIVAQGFGSLGLMTSTLVTPTGEAFESEAAHGTVTRHYREHQKGRETSTNPIASIFAWTRGLVQRGKLDNTPDVVAFAEELERACVEVVNDEGIMTKDLALACGRKDREAWVTTNEYMNAVERRLKANLKARL encoded by the exons ATGATGAACGGCTATTCCCTTCGGTCCGCTTCCGCTCTCGCGCGCCGGTCCCTGGCGACCCCTCCTACCGTTGCCCTCcaatcttcctcttcttcttctgtggCTGCTGCTCGTCTGCTTTCAACTTCCTCTACCTCCTCCGCTCTCCCTAGCTCTCGGCGATCATTCTCTTCCGCCCTCCGTGTCCCTCGTCCCTCTCGTGTTGCCGCCTCTACTCGTTGGTCCGGATCGACTCCCTCTCTGTACCTGAACCAATCCCGCACCATGGCCTCCGAAAgcaccaagatcaaggtcaagaaccCGGTGGTGGAGTTGGATGGTGATGAG TTGATTCTGCC ATACCTGGACATCGATCTGAAGTACTACGACTTG GGTCTGGAGTACCGCGACGAGACCAACGACCAGGTCACGATTGACGCCGCTGAGGCCATCAAGAAGTATGGTGTCGGTGTCAAGTGTGCCACCATTACTCCCGACGAGGCCCGTGTGGAGGAGTTCAAGCTGAAGAAGA TGTGGTTGTCTCCCAACGGTACCATTCGTAACATTCT CGGCGGTACCGTTTTCCGCGAGCCCATCATCATTCCTCGTATTCCTCGTCTGGTGCCCGGCTGGAACAAGCCCATCGTCATTGGCCGTCACGCCTTCGGTGACCAATACCGTGCCCAGGACCGTGTCATCCCTGGACCCGGTAAGCTTGAGCTGGTCTACACCCCTGTCGGTGGCGAGCCCGAACGAGTGCAGGTCTACGACTTCTCGAGCGGCGGTGGTGTCGCTCAGTGCCAGTACAACACCGACGAGTCCATCCGCGGATTTGCCCACGCGTCCTTCCAGATGGCTCTCATGAAGGGTCTGCCTCTGTACATGAGCACCAAGAACACCATCCTCAAGCGGTACGACGGCCGCTTCAAGGATATCTTCCAGGAGATCTTCGAGAAGGACTACAAGAAGGACTTTGACGCCAAGAAGATCTGGTATGAGCACCGTCTCATCGACGACATGGTCGCCCAGATGATCAAGTCCGAGGGTGGTTTTGTCATGGCTCTGAAGAACTACGATGGTGATGTCCAGTCCGACATTGTTGCCCAGGGCTTCGGCTCCCTGGGTCTGATGACCTCCACCCTGGTCACCCCCACCGGCGAGGCCTTTGAGTCCGAGGCTGCTCACGGTACCGTCACCCGTCACTACCGCGAACACCAAAAGGGCCGTGAGACCTCAACCAACCCCATCGCTTCCATCTTCGCCTGGACTCGCGGTCTGGTCCAGCGTGGTAAGCTCGATAACACTCCCGACGTTGTCGCCTTCGCCGAGGAGCTCGAGCGTGCCTGCGTGGAGGTGGTCAACGATGAGGGTATCATGACCAAGGATCTTGCTCTGGCCTGTGGCCGCAAGGACCGTGAGGCCTGGGTCACTACCAACGAGTACATGAACGCCGTTGAGCGCCGTCTGAAGGCCAACCTCAAGGCTCGTCTGTAG